Proteins encoded by one window of Actinocorallia herbida:
- a CDS encoding ClpX C4-type zinc finger protein, with product MTAIEALLCSFCGKPSTEVGRLVAGPGVYICDECVALAASVVEGTSDDPERRRAPVWGALSDEEMLAHIPRVAAHIDEAEADLRSWVRELRRRGVTWVRLGEALGTTRQSAWERFSGEE from the coding sequence GTGACCGCTATCGAAGCCCTGCTGTGCTCTTTCTGCGGCAAGCCGAGCACCGAGGTCGGGAGGCTGGTGGCCGGTCCCGGCGTCTATATCTGCGACGAGTGCGTGGCCCTCGCCGCGTCGGTCGTCGAAGGGACCTCCGACGATCCCGAGCGGCGGCGGGCGCCCGTGTGGGGCGCGCTGAGCGACGAGGAGATGCTGGCGCACATCCCGCGTGTCGCCGCGCACATCGACGAGGCCGAGGCCGACCTGCGCTCATGGGTCCGGGAGCTGCGGCGGCGCGGCGTCACCTGGGTCAGGCTCGGCGAAGCGCTCGGGACCACCCGGCAGTCCGCGTGGGAGCGGTTCTCCGGCGAGGAGTGA
- a CDS encoding acyl-CoA dehydrogenase family protein, whose protein sequence is MSDLELLYTDVEDDLRASVRALLDDRCDAASVAALYDGDRTIVAGLWKALAVDLGLAGLLVPEESGGAGASAREAGVVLEELGRYAAPVPFLTSAVVATVVLAETGGPLLADLASGAKTAALAVPLSAAPHDPVPATARVEPDAHLHGTVSSVAGALEADVLLVPVRTGDAIAVYAVPAADVTRTPVVSLDMTRQLADLRLDGAAAELVLADGEPAIRRALLAGAGLLASEQAGLAQWCLSTTISYLKERRQFGRVVGGFQALKHRLADLFTDVESASAAARNAAASLAADTPDADLATAVAQSYNADLAVRAAEEAVQLHGGIGMTWEHPAHLYLKRAKADQIAFGSPGSHRAHLAELADLPAPGTP, encoded by the coding sequence GTGAGCGACCTCGAACTGCTCTACACCGACGTCGAGGACGACCTGCGCGCCTCCGTCCGGGCCCTCCTCGACGACAGGTGCGACGCGGCGTCGGTCGCCGCGCTCTACGACGGGGACCGCACGATCGTCGCCGGGCTGTGGAAGGCCCTCGCGGTCGACCTCGGCCTCGCCGGGCTGCTCGTGCCCGAGGAGTCCGGCGGCGCGGGCGCCTCGGCCCGCGAGGCGGGGGTGGTCCTGGAAGAGCTCGGCAGGTACGCCGCGCCGGTGCCGTTCCTGACCAGCGCGGTGGTCGCGACGGTCGTGCTCGCCGAGACGGGCGGGCCGCTCCTGGCCGACCTCGCCTCGGGTGCGAAGACCGCCGCCCTCGCCGTCCCGCTCTCCGCGGCCCCGCACGACCCGGTCCCGGCGACCGCACGGGTCGAGCCGGACGCCCATCTGCACGGGACGGTCAGCAGCGTCGCCGGGGCGCTGGAGGCCGACGTGCTCCTCGTTCCGGTCCGCACGGGCGACGCGATCGCCGTCTACGCGGTCCCGGCCGCCGACGTCACGCGCACCCCCGTCGTCTCCCTCGACATGACCCGGCAGCTCGCCGATCTCCGTCTCGACGGGGCCGCCGCCGAACTCGTCCTCGCCGACGGGGAGCCCGCGATCCGCCGGGCGCTCCTCGCCGGGGCGGGACTCCTGGCCTCCGAGCAGGCCGGCCTGGCCCAGTGGTGCCTGAGCACGACCATCTCCTACCTGAAGGAGCGCCGCCAGTTCGGCCGGGTCGTGGGCGGCTTCCAGGCGCTCAAGCACCGCCTCGCCGACCTCTTCACCGACGTCGAGTCGGCCTCCGCCGCCGCCCGCAACGCCGCGGCGTCCCTGGCCGCCGACACCCCCGACGCCGACCTCGCCACGGCCGTCGCCCAGTCCTACAACGCCGACCTGGCGGTCCGCGCCGCCGAAGAGGCGGTGCAGCTCCACGGCGGCATCGGCATGACGTGGGAGCACCCCGCCCACCTCTACCTCAAGCGCGCCAAGGCCGACCAGATCGCCTTCGGCTCCCCCGGGTCGCACCGCGCCCACCTCGCCGAGCTCGCCGACCTCCCGGCTCCGGGCACCCCCTGA
- a CDS encoding acyl-CoA dehydrogenase family protein, with the protein MSDETAREDLRQRVAGFLAEHDPATTEPLEFLRARYDAGLAWVHYPVGNGGLGLPQSLHADVDRQFARAGAPTNNPRANGIGLGMAAPTILAFGTEEQKRRFLRPLWTAEEIWCQLFSEPGAGSDLAAIATRAVRDGDSWIVNGQKVWTSHAHNARFAILVARTNPDVPKHGGLTYFLCDMTDPGVEVRPLRQITGEAEFNEVFLTDVRIPDAHRLGAEGQGWKVANATLNNERVAIGSGGAPRGGGMIGVVAQTWRDHPERRTHDLHDRLLKLWVEAEVARITGSRLRQKLKQGQPGPEGSAMKLTFARLNQQLSGLEVELLGEDGLRYSDWTLVRPDGVDFTGRDAGYRYLRAKGNSIEGGTSEILRNIVAERVLGLPAEARADKDIPWKDIAK; encoded by the coding sequence ATGTCCGACGAGACAGCGCGCGAGGACCTGCGGCAAAGGGTGGCCGGCTTCCTCGCCGAGCACGACCCGGCGACCACCGAACCACTGGAGTTCCTGCGCGCCCGCTACGACGCGGGCCTGGCCTGGGTGCACTACCCGGTCGGAAACGGCGGCCTCGGCCTGCCGCAGAGCCTCCACGCCGACGTCGACCGGCAGTTCGCCCGCGCGGGCGCGCCCACCAACAACCCGCGCGCCAACGGCATCGGCCTGGGCATGGCCGCCCCGACGATCCTCGCCTTCGGCACCGAGGAGCAGAAGCGGCGGTTCCTGCGCCCGCTGTGGACCGCCGAGGAGATCTGGTGCCAGCTGTTCAGTGAACCCGGCGCGGGCTCCGACCTGGCGGCGATCGCCACCCGCGCGGTCCGCGACGGCGACTCCTGGATCGTCAACGGGCAGAAGGTGTGGACGTCGCACGCGCACAACGCCCGCTTCGCGATCCTGGTCGCCCGGACGAACCCTGACGTGCCCAAGCACGGGGGACTCACCTACTTCCTGTGCGACATGACCGACCCGGGGGTCGAGGTCAGGCCGCTCCGCCAGATCACCGGCGAGGCCGAGTTCAACGAGGTGTTCCTCACCGACGTGCGCATCCCCGACGCGCACCGGCTGGGCGCCGAGGGCCAAGGCTGGAAGGTCGCCAACGCGACGCTCAACAACGAGCGGGTCGCGATCGGCAGCGGCGGCGCGCCCCGCGGCGGCGGCATGATCGGGGTGGTCGCCCAGACCTGGCGCGACCACCCCGAGCGGCGCACCCACGACCTGCACGACAGGCTGCTCAAGCTGTGGGTGGAGGCCGAGGTCGCCCGGATCACCGGCTCCCGGCTGCGGCAGAAGCTCAAGCAGGGCCAGCCCGGCCCCGAGGGCTCGGCGATGAAGCTGACGTTCGCGCGGCTCAACCAGCAGCTTTCCGGACTGGAAGTGGAGCTGCTCGGCGAGGACGGCCTGCGCTACTCCGACTGGACGCTCGTGCGCCCCGACGGCGTCGACTTCACCGGCCGCGACGCGGGCTACCGCTACCTGCGCGCCAAGGGCAACTCGATCGAGGGCGGCACCTCGGAGATCCTGCGCAACATCGTCGCCGAGCGGGTGCTCGGCCTGCCCGCCGAAGCCCGCGCCGACAAGGACATCCCCTGGAAGGACATCGCGAAGTGA
- a CDS encoding MaoC family dehydratase: protein MNVFHDIEELRAAIGTHLGYSDWHTVTQKQIDTFAEATGDHQWIHTDPVKAAAGPFGATIAHGFLTLSLVPLLAGRVYRVEGISMGVNYGADRLRFPAPVPVDSRIRAGVELLSLEQGGGGYRLTARVAIEREGAAKPVCVVDAVSVLVP from the coding sequence ATGAACGTCTTCCACGACATCGAAGAGCTGCGCGCGGCCATCGGCACCCACCTCGGGTACTCCGACTGGCACACCGTCACCCAGAAGCAGATCGACACGTTCGCCGAGGCCACCGGCGACCACCAGTGGATCCACACCGACCCCGTGAAGGCCGCGGCGGGGCCGTTCGGCGCGACCATCGCGCACGGCTTCCTGACCCTGTCGCTCGTGCCGCTGCTCGCCGGACGCGTCTACCGCGTCGAGGGGATCTCCATGGGCGTCAACTACGGCGCCGACAGGCTCCGGTTCCCCGCCCCCGTGCCCGTGGACTCCCGGATCCGCGCGGGTGTGGAGCTGCTCTCGCTGGAGCAGGGCGGCGGCGGGTACCGCCTGACGGCCCGGGTGGCGATCGAGCGCGAGGGCGCGGCCAAGCCCGTCTGCGTCGTCGACGCCGTCAGCGTCCTGGTGCCCTGA
- the fabG gene encoding 3-oxoacyl-ACP reductase FabG, which translates to MSIQKTAIVTGAARGIGAGVAQRLAADGFAVAVVDLDEAACKPVVEAIEAAGGRALAVGIDVADEQAVQAGVARIAAELGAPTVLVNNAGIIRDNLLFKMSADDWDAVMNVHLRGAFLMTRAVQAHMTKAGWGRIVNLSSTSALGNRGQVNYSAAKAGVQGFTKTLALELGRFGVTANAIAPGFIATEMTEETARRIGVPFEDFKAGAAKQIPVGRTGTPDDIAHAVAFFASEGAGFVSGQVLYVAGGPKD; encoded by the coding sequence ATGAGCATCCAGAAGACCGCCATCGTGACCGGGGCCGCGCGCGGCATCGGCGCGGGCGTCGCGCAGAGGCTCGCCGCCGACGGCTTCGCCGTGGCCGTCGTGGACCTGGACGAGGCGGCCTGCAAGCCCGTCGTCGAGGCGATCGAGGCGGCCGGAGGCCGGGCGCTGGCCGTCGGGATCGACGTGGCCGACGAGCAGGCCGTGCAGGCCGGGGTGGCGCGGATCGCCGCCGAGCTCGGCGCGCCGACCGTGCTGGTGAACAACGCGGGGATCATCCGCGACAACCTGCTGTTCAAGATGAGCGCGGACGACTGGGACGCCGTCATGAACGTCCACCTGCGCGGCGCGTTCCTCATGACCCGGGCCGTCCAGGCGCACATGACGAAGGCGGGCTGGGGCCGGATCGTCAACCTGTCCAGCACCTCCGCGCTCGGCAACCGCGGCCAGGTCAACTACTCCGCCGCCAAGGCCGGCGTCCAGGGCTTCACCAAGACCCTCGCCCTGGAACTCGGCAGGTTCGGCGTCACCGCCAACGCCATCGCACCCGGCTTCATCGCGACCGAGATGACCGAGGAGACCGCGCGGCGGATCGGCGTCCCGTTCGAGGACTTCAAGGCCGGCGCGGCAAAGCAGATCCCGGTCGGACGCACGGGCACCCCGGACGACATCGCGCACGCCGTCGCGTTCTTCGCGAGCGAGGGCGCGGGGTTCGTCTCCGGCCAGGTCCTGTACGTCGCCGGCGGACCGAAGGACTAG
- a CDS encoding SDR family oxidoreductase, giving the protein MTRFHGRTAIVTGASRGIGLAIAERLVAEGAKVVITARKKDALDEAVSALGGPEHALGVAGHADDIAHQAETVRLAIETFGSADLLVNNTGINPAYGPLLDIELGAARKTFEVNCLATLSWVQHAYRAWMKEHGGAIVNVTSVAGVKPSPGIGFYGATKAMLGHLTQELAVELGPDVRVNAVAPAVVKTRFATALYEGREEEVAAPYPLKRLGVPDDIGGAVAFLLSPDAAWLTGQILVVDGGLTLTGGV; this is encoded by the coding sequence ATGACCCGATTTCACGGACGCACCGCGATCGTCACCGGCGCCAGCCGGGGCATCGGCCTCGCCATCGCCGAAAGGCTGGTCGCCGAAGGCGCCAAGGTCGTGATCACGGCGCGCAAGAAGGACGCCCTCGACGAGGCGGTCAGCGCGCTCGGCGGCCCGGAGCACGCGCTGGGCGTCGCCGGGCACGCCGACGACATCGCGCACCAGGCCGAGACGGTCCGGCTCGCGATCGAGACGTTCGGGAGCGCCGACCTCCTGGTCAACAACACGGGCATCAACCCCGCCTACGGTCCCCTCCTCGACATCGAACTCGGCGCCGCCCGCAAGACCTTCGAAGTCAACTGCCTGGCGACGCTCTCGTGGGTGCAGCACGCCTACCGGGCGTGGATGAAGGAGCACGGCGGCGCGATCGTCAACGTCACCTCGGTCGCCGGGGTGAAGCCGTCGCCCGGCATCGGCTTCTACGGCGCGACGAAGGCGATGCTCGGCCACCTCACCCAGGAGCTCGCGGTCGAACTCGGCCCCGACGTGCGGGTCAACGCGGTCGCCCCCGCGGTCGTCAAGACCAGGTTCGCCACCGCGCTCTACGAGGGACGCGAGGAGGAGGTCGCGGCGCCCTACCCGTTGAAGCGCCTCGGGGTGCCCGACGACATCGGCGGCGCCGTCGCCTTCCTGCTGTCGCCCGACGCGGCCTGGCTGACCGGCCAGATCCTCGTCGTGGACGGCGGCCTGACCCTGACCGGCGGCGTCTGA
- a CDS encoding TetR/AcrR family transcriptional regulator, which yields MPDTSDLPRADATRARLLKAAVTAFAEKGFHGTTTRDIATAAGMSPAALYVHHRSKEELLFLISKSGHDRTLRLVREGIAESTGPVEALRRVVRDFVVHHARDNTGARIVNYELSALSPGHMAEIREIRRTVDGEIRALVERGVAEGVFDTPHPKIAATALLSLGIDIARWYRTAGEWTPEDIATGYVELALRIVGARP from the coding sequence ATGCCCGACACCTCCGACCTTCCGCGCGCCGACGCCACCCGCGCCCGGCTGCTGAAGGCGGCCGTCACCGCGTTCGCGGAGAAGGGCTTCCACGGCACCACCACCCGCGACATCGCCACCGCCGCCGGCATGAGCCCGGCCGCCCTGTACGTGCACCACAGGTCGAAGGAGGAACTGCTCTTCCTGATCTCCAAATCCGGCCACGACCGCACCCTGCGCCTGGTCAGGGAGGGCATCGCGGAGTCCACCGGCCCCGTCGAGGCACTGCGCCGTGTGGTGCGCGACTTCGTCGTCCACCACGCGCGCGACAACACCGGCGCCCGGATCGTCAACTACGAGCTGTCCGCGCTCAGCCCCGGGCACATGGCCGAGATCCGCGAGATCCGCCGCACCGTCGACGGCGAGATCCGCGCCCTCGTCGAACGCGGCGTGGCCGAGGGCGTCTTCGACACCCCGCACCCCAAGATCGCCGCGACCGCCCTGCTCTCGCTGGGCATCGACATCGCCCGCTGGTACCGCACCGCGGGGGAGTGGACCCCCGAGGACATCGCGACCGGCTACGTCGAACTGGCCCTTCGCATCGTCGGCGCCCGCCCCTGA
- a CDS encoding alpha/beta hydrolase — protein sequence MDVVMESRSGIGLPARVFLFLLRFWLRPLMRYAPFTPRVLRHAARMDTLTAVMLAPRGTVKVPVPFDGFPAEWVYGPGVSRRADGTGKVILYFHGGGFMVGGLRSHRRMIARLSAAAGVPALSVAYRQLPSTTLPGTVEDCVAAYRYLLDQGFAAEEIIIAGDSAGGFLTFAAPLQAIGEGLPAPGALVAISPLTDLDHAAKLAHPNLRIDPFIPGPRLPEMNTLLLGGAALDPLHSPVNGALAALPPTLIHCGSTEILRVDAELMAERLAAAGVPVTLVVWERQPHVFQIFADFCREGLVSLAELGAFIREVPAAAERAA from the coding sequence GTGGACGTCGTGATGGAGAGCCGGTCGGGGATCGGCCTGCCGGCCCGGGTGTTCCTCTTCCTGCTGCGGTTCTGGCTGCGGCCGCTCATGCGGTACGCGCCGTTCACACCGAGAGTGCTGCGGCACGCGGCCCGGATGGACACCCTCACCGCGGTGATGCTGGCGCCGCGCGGGACGGTGAAGGTCCCCGTGCCCTTCGACGGCTTCCCCGCCGAGTGGGTCTACGGGCCGGGCGTCAGCCGCCGCGCCGACGGCACCGGCAAGGTGATCCTCTACTTCCACGGCGGTGGCTTCATGGTCGGCGGGCTGCGCTCCCACCGGCGGATGATCGCGCGCCTCTCGGCGGCGGCCGGCGTGCCCGCCCTCTCGGTGGCCTACCGCCAGCTTCCCTCGACGACCCTGCCGGGAACCGTCGAGGACTGCGTCGCCGCCTACCGGTACCTGCTCGACCAGGGGTTCGCCGCCGAGGAGATCATCATCGCGGGCGACTCCGCGGGCGGCTTCCTCACCTTCGCGGCCCCGCTCCAGGCGATCGGGGAAGGGCTGCCCGCGCCCGGCGCGCTCGTCGCGATCTCCCCGCTCACCGACCTCGACCACGCGGCGAAGCTCGCCCACCCGAACCTGCGCATCGACCCGTTCATCCCCGGGCCGCGCCTGCCGGAGATGAACACCCTCCTGCTCGGCGGCGCCGCACTCGACCCCCTGCACTCGCCCGTCAACGGCGCCCTTGCCGCTCTGCCCCCCACCCTCATTCACTGCGGCTCGACCGAGATCCTGCGGGTGGACGCCGAGCTCATGGCCGAACGCCTCGCCGCCGCAGGAGTGCCCGTCACCCTCGTCGTCTGGGAGCGCCAGCCCCACGTCTTCCAGATCTTCGCCGACTTCTGCCGCGAGGGCCTCGTCTCCCTCGCCGAACTGGGCGCCTTCATCCGCGAGGTTCCGGCCGCCGCCGAGCGCGCCGCCTGA
- a CDS encoding helical backbone metal receptor has product MDAPRDDTGAPVPVPANVARVVSLVPSLTESVAATAPGLLVGATDWCAHPVDLDVTRIRGTKNPDVARIVALRPDLVLANAEENREADLTALRAAGVPVWVTVIRTVDEAFGSLRGMLTEGCGLPVPSWLEAAERAWAPHSSDGRGAPVRAVVPIWRRPWMVLGRDTFAGDVLARLGVANVFARHADRYPKIPLDGIAAAGPDLVVLPDEPYRFTADDGPECFPGRRIALVEGRDLTWYGPSMVEAPDRLSRSLFAI; this is encoded by the coding sequence ATGGACGCGCCGCGTGACGACACAGGGGCCCCGGTGCCGGTTCCGGCGAACGTGGCGCGGGTCGTGTCGCTGGTTCCGTCGCTGACGGAGTCGGTGGCGGCGACCGCGCCGGGGCTGCTCGTCGGCGCGACCGACTGGTGCGCCCATCCGGTGGACCTCGATGTCACGCGGATCCGGGGAACGAAGAATCCCGATGTCGCCCGGATCGTCGCGCTGCGGCCCGATCTCGTGCTGGCCAACGCCGAGGAGAACCGGGAGGCCGACCTCACGGCCTTGCGCGCGGCGGGCGTGCCGGTCTGGGTCACGGTGATCCGGACCGTGGACGAGGCGTTCGGCTCCCTGCGCGGGATGCTCACCGAAGGCTGCGGGCTGCCCGTTCCGTCATGGCTGGAGGCCGCCGAGCGCGCTTGGGCCCCGCACTCGTCCGACGGCCGGGGGGCGCCCGTTCGCGCGGTGGTCCCGATCTGGCGCCGCCCCTGGATGGTCCTCGGCCGCGACACCTTCGCGGGCGACGTCCTGGCCCGCCTCGGCGTCGCCAACGTCTTCGCCCGCCACGCGGACCGGTATCCGAAGATCCCTCTGGACGGGATCGCCGCCGCCGGTCCCGACCTCGTCGTGCTGCCCGACGAGCCCTACCGGTTCACCGCCGACGACGGCCCGGAGTGCTTCCCGGGGCGCCGGATCGCCCTCGTCGAGGGCCGCGACCTCACCTGGTACGGCCCGTCCATGGTCGAGGCCCCGGACCGGCTCTCTCGATCACTCTTTGCGATCTGA
- a CDS encoding SRPBCC domain-containing protein, translated as MFDLRAQLDAVRRRVHAGEGGDRLVVRLERSCPAAPGALWAALTEPARLGRWFLPVSGDLREGGSFAAEGNADGTILTCDPAKRLVLTWGAAESVVTIELASAGAGSTDLVLEHSVPAAFVPDAGGALYVGPGWDGALLGLGLYLDGFEPEDPSAFQNSPEVLEYNAGSIAEWENALRASGLATDAQIDAAVQAATANYTVLPEG; from the coding sequence ATGTTCGACCTCCGCGCCCAGCTCGACGCAGTCCGCCGACGGGTGCACGCGGGCGAGGGCGGTGACCGGCTCGTCGTCCGGCTGGAACGCTCCTGCCCGGCCGCCCCCGGCGCCCTCTGGGCCGCGCTCACCGAGCCCGCGCGACTGGGCCGCTGGTTCCTGCCGGTCAGCGGCGATCTGCGCGAGGGCGGAAGCTTCGCCGCCGAGGGCAACGCCGACGGCACGATCCTCACCTGCGACCCGGCGAAGCGCCTCGTGCTCACCTGGGGCGCCGCCGAGAGCGTCGTGACGATCGAGCTGGCCTCGGCCGGAGCCGGCTCGACGGACCTGGTGCTGGAGCACTCGGTCCCCGCCGCGTTCGTCCCGGACGCGGGCGGCGCCCTGTACGTCGGGCCCGGCTGGGACGGCGCGCTGCTCGGCCTCGGCCTCTACCTCGACGGCTTCGAGCCCGAGGACCCGTCGGCCTTCCAGAACTCCCCGGAGGTCCTGGAGTACAACGCCGGATCCATCGCCGAGTGGGAGAACGCCCTCCGGGCCTCGGGCCTCGCCACCGACGCGCAGATCGACGCCGCCGTCCAGGCCGCGACGGCCAACTACACGGTCCTCCCGGAGGGGTGA
- a CDS encoding nuclear transport factor 2 family protein: MTDTPGYTWDAPDAPHPARTAAKNSQSRVAARDKDGWLALFADDAHIEDPVGPSFLDPEGKGHKGKEAISAFWEGYVGLMKGFHARTTESFANGPSCANVTRLTTTLGDGSRMTVDCVIVYTVNPEGLLTSIRAHWEPDRALATLEAP; encoded by the coding sequence TTGACCGACACCCCCGGCTACACCTGGGACGCGCCCGACGCCCCCCACCCCGCCAGGACCGCCGCCAAGAACTCGCAGAGCCGGGTCGCCGCCCGGGACAAGGACGGCTGGCTCGCCCTCTTCGCCGACGACGCCCATATCGAGGACCCCGTGGGCCCCTCGTTCCTCGACCCCGAAGGCAAGGGTCACAAGGGCAAGGAGGCCATCTCGGCGTTCTGGGAGGGTTATGTCGGCCTCATGAAGGGCTTCCACGCCCGCACGACCGAGTCGTTCGCCAACGGCCCGTCCTGCGCCAACGTCACCAGGCTCACGACCACCCTCGGCGACGGCTCGCGGATGACCGTCGACTGCGTGATCGTCTACACGGTGAACCCCGAAGGGCTGCTCACCTCGATCCGCGCCCACTGGGAGCCGGACCGGGCACTCGCGACCCTCGAAGCGCCCTGA
- a CDS encoding TIGR03619 family F420-dependent LLM class oxidoreductase, with protein MRFTYAEAMTDPSYYLPLAKAAEDAGYHSITVPDSLMYPEVSDSTYPYTEDGDRAFLEDKAFIETFVLTAAMGAVTSRLRFTPFVLKLPIRPPVLVAKQASSIAALIGNRLSLGVGLSPWPEDFAAMGVPWARRGKRMDECIDIVRGLTSGEYFSYKGEFYDVESMKMCPAPTEPIPILVGGHSDAALRRAVIRGDGWMHAGGDGEELDALLTRLQGIREAEGKANDPFEIHAISFDAYTVDGVRRLEDKGITDVIVGFRLPYIKGPDTEPLETKIRNLESFAESVITRCN; from the coding sequence ATGCGGTTCACCTACGCCGAGGCGATGACCGACCCGTCCTACTACCTCCCGCTCGCCAAGGCGGCGGAGGACGCCGGCTACCACAGCATCACCGTCCCGGACTCCTTGATGTATCCCGAGGTGTCCGATTCGACCTATCCCTATACCGAGGACGGCGACAGGGCGTTCCTCGAGGACAAGGCGTTCATCGAGACGTTCGTCCTCACCGCGGCGATGGGCGCGGTGACGTCACGACTGCGGTTCACGCCCTTCGTCCTGAAGCTCCCGATCCGTCCGCCCGTCCTGGTCGCCAAGCAGGCGAGTTCCATCGCGGCGCTCATCGGCAACCGGCTGTCGCTCGGCGTCGGGCTGAGCCCGTGGCCCGAGGACTTCGCCGCCATGGGCGTGCCCTGGGCGCGCCGCGGCAAGCGCATGGACGAGTGCATCGACATCGTCCGCGGGCTGACCAGTGGGGAGTACTTCTCCTACAAGGGCGAGTTCTACGACGTCGAGTCGATGAAGATGTGCCCCGCGCCGACCGAGCCGATCCCGATCCTCGTCGGCGGGCACAGCGACGCCGCACTGCGCCGGGCCGTCATCCGCGGCGACGGCTGGATGCACGCGGGCGGTGACGGGGAGGAGCTCGACGCCCTGCTCACGAGGCTCCAGGGCATCCGCGAGGCCGAGGGCAAGGCGAACGACCCGTTCGAGATCCATGCGATCTCCTTCGACGCCTACACCGTCGACGGGGTCAGGCGCCTGGAGGACAAGGGCATCACCGACGTGATCGTCGGCTTCCGCCTCCCCTACATCAAGGGCCCGGACACCGAGCCACTGGAGACCAAGATCCGCAACCTCGAGTCGTTCGCCGAGTCCGTCATCACACGGTGCAACTAG
- a CDS encoding TetR/AcrR family transcriptional regulator has protein sequence MTAEPAVQILPDEQVLRAAVRLFAEIGYDATTLDMITQTAGPDAARSDLLREGKPEIYRAVIEYFHDVEQRYFDRASQEVSRDVRGLHRLIDAALDFALSHPEINAVWEHRGLKDASDLDFPDGAVPALESVLVRSPWAGVRADVDLRFVAWAVIWLIQGFVRTGLPDAAGNRRPADDGDALRAFHTELHTWVDLRVHAVAPWPEDGPRGH, from the coding sequence ATGACTGCCGAACCTGCCGTCCAGATCCTTCCCGACGAACAGGTCCTGCGCGCGGCGGTCAGGCTGTTCGCCGAAATAGGGTACGACGCGACGACCCTCGACATGATCACCCAGACGGCGGGACCCGACGCCGCGCGCTCCGATCTCCTCCGCGAAGGCAAGCCCGAGATCTACCGAGCCGTGATCGAGTACTTCCACGACGTGGAGCAGCGGTACTTCGACCGGGCGTCGCAGGAGGTCTCCCGTGACGTCCGGGGACTGCACCGGCTGATCGACGCCGCGCTCGACTTCGCCCTCTCCCACCCCGAGATCAACGCGGTCTGGGAGCACCGGGGCCTCAAGGACGCCAGCGACCTGGACTTCCCCGACGGCGCGGTCCCCGCGCTGGAGTCCGTGCTGGTCCGCTCCCCGTGGGCGGGCGTCCGGGCCGACGTGGACCTGCGCTTCGTCGCCTGGGCGGTCATCTGGCTCATCCAGGGCTTCGTGCGCACGGGCCTCCCGGACGCCGCGGGGAACCGCCGCCCGGCCGACGACGGCGACGCTCTCCGGGCGTTCCACACCGAACTGCACACCTGGGTGGACCTACGCGTGCACGCGGTGGCCCCATGGCCCGAAGACGGCCCCCGCGGGCATTGA